A window of the Streptomyces luomodiensis genome harbors these coding sequences:
- a CDS encoding class I SAM-dependent methyltransferase yields MTDHHHSHDDHHHNHGVTEPDDSAMAALLDLDAEVLHTFLSDVTSDLARLSPDRPPHRILDLGSGTGAGTFALLQRFADAEVIAVDRSPELMDHLRDKARERGVEHRVRTVQADLDGAWPALDTVDLVWASASVHHLADPDRGLREIFRSLRPGGLLAVIEIAGFPRFLPDDVGRGRPGLEARCHAAMAEARAEHLPHLGSDWGPRISRAGFTIEAERPFSIDLRPPLPEATGRYAQATLRRARSHLAGALSADDLATLDHLIDNDAPDGVLRRDDLHVRVERTLWAARRP; encoded by the coding sequence ATGACGGACCACCACCACAGCCACGACGACCACCACCACAACCACGGCGTGACCGAACCGGACGACTCGGCCATGGCCGCACTCCTGGACCTCGACGCCGAAGTCCTGCACACATTCCTGTCCGACGTGACGTCCGACCTGGCGCGGCTGAGCCCCGACCGGCCACCCCACCGCATCCTCGACCTGGGCAGCGGCACCGGCGCCGGCACCTTCGCCCTGCTCCAGCGCTTCGCGGACGCCGAGGTGATCGCCGTCGACCGATCCCCTGAGCTCATGGACCACCTGCGGGACAAGGCCCGGGAACGCGGCGTGGAGCACCGGGTCCGCACCGTCCAGGCGGATCTGGACGGCGCGTGGCCGGCCCTGGACACCGTGGACCTGGTATGGGCCTCGGCGTCCGTCCACCACCTGGCCGATCCCGACCGAGGCTTGCGCGAGATCTTCCGGTCGCTGCGCCCCGGCGGACTTCTGGCGGTGATCGAGATAGCCGGTTTCCCGCGCTTCCTGCCCGACGACGTCGGCCGAGGGCGCCCCGGACTCGAAGCCCGCTGTCATGCCGCGATGGCCGAAGCGCGCGCCGAGCACCTACCGCACCTGGGCTCCGACTGGGGTCCTCGTATCTCCCGCGCCGGATTCACCATCGAGGCGGAGCGCCCCTTCTCCATCGACCTGCGCCCTCCGCTGCCGGAGGCCACCGGCCGCTACGCCCAGGCCACTCTGCGACGCGCGCGTTCCCATCTGGCCGGGGCGCTGAGCGCCGACGACCTGGCCACGCTCGACCACCTCATCGACAACGACGCCCCCGACGGCGTCCTGCGACGCGACGACCTCCACGTCCGCGTCGAGAGGACGCTCTGGGCGGCCCGACGCCCATGA
- a CDS encoding cytochrome P450, translating into MDDRSLIRTAVEELLRFDVNRGPGMPRYLTEDVELGGEVIPKGSRTLSVIDAANRDERMFPDPDELDLSRSPNRHLSFGAGSHYCLGQALARTELQVTLEILLERLPGLALAIPSAELVRREGLLTDGFEQVPVVW; encoded by the coding sequence CTGGACGACCGGTCGCTGATCCGCACGGCCGTCGAGGAGCTGCTGCGCTTCGACGTCAACCGGGGTCCGGGCATGCCGCGCTACCTCACGGAGGACGTCGAACTGGGCGGCGAGGTGATCCCGAAGGGCAGTAGGACCCTGTCGGTCATCGACGCCGCCAACCGCGACGAGCGGATGTTCCCCGACCCGGACGAACTGGACCTGAGCCGTTCCCCCAACCGGCACCTCTCCTTCGGCGCCGGCTCGCACTACTGCCTCGGCCAGGCACTGGCCCGTACCGAACTCCAGGTCACCCTGGAGATCCTGCTGGAGCGGCTGCCCGGTCTCGCCCTGGCGATCCCGTCGGCCGAACTGGTGCGGCGCGAGGGGCTGCTCACGGACGGCTTCGAGCAGGTCCCGGTGGTGTGGTAG
- a CDS encoding RICIN domain-containing protein gives MPTVRYVRQAALGTTSLLALALTGLTAHPAGAAEPADAAANQTVIIHTVKTPSLVLDLQGGSANPGTPVILYNAHGGANQRWEMVPVQGDWFQLRNVASGTCLANGNHSVANGHKLTGYGCNSTYEDQLWSRVGVENGDQFLLINKYSGKCMDQTTTGQQNTQVTQWRCHGLVHQRWTAETV, from the coding sequence ATGCCCACCGTTCGGTACGTCCGGCAGGCAGCGCTCGGCACGACGTCACTGCTGGCCCTGGCCCTCACCGGCCTGACCGCGCATCCGGCCGGCGCCGCGGAACCAGCAGACGCCGCCGCCAATCAGACCGTCATCATCCACACCGTGAAGACTCCCAGCCTGGTCCTCGACCTGCAGGGCGGCTCGGCGAATCCTGGTACCCCCGTGATTCTGTACAACGCCCACGGCGGGGCCAACCAGAGGTGGGAGATGGTGCCCGTCCAGGGTGACTGGTTCCAGCTTCGCAACGTGGCCAGCGGCACCTGCCTGGCCAACGGCAACCACAGCGTGGCAAACGGCCATAAGCTGACCGGCTACGGCTGCAACAGCACCTATGAAGACCAGCTGTGGAGTCGCGTCGGAGTCGAGAACGGCGACCAGTTCCTCCTGATCAACAAGTACAGCGGCAAGTGTATGGACCAGACCACCACCGGCCAGCAGAACACGCAGGTCACCCAGTGGCGCTGTCACGGGCTCGTACACCAGCGCTGGACCGCCGAGACCGTCTGA
- a CDS encoding TetR family transcriptional regulator, translated as MATRTRRSQRRTEALSRERIVETAIELLDTAGESGLTFRALTERLATGPGAVYWHVANKGELLGAATDAVVAAALAAEPAASGGSGESAGSAEPAGSAGSAASAEPAASAEPAASAGSADSPQDGIRAVALGLFDAIEEHPWLATQLATQLSRSLWATVAPRIFESIGRRIRALDVPESSWFAATSALMHYILGAAGQNAANAASARTLGPDVDRARFLDAASTAWEELDPDDYPFTRTVADQLRGHDDREQFLAGIDLILAGITALPRPGDEARTPPAT; from the coding sequence ATGGCAACGCGGACGCGCCGGTCACAGCGGCGCACAGAGGCGCTCTCCCGCGAGCGCATCGTCGAGACCGCCATCGAGCTGCTCGACACGGCCGGTGAGAGCGGGCTGACGTTCCGGGCGCTGACCGAGCGCCTCGCCACTGGGCCCGGGGCGGTCTATTGGCATGTGGCGAACAAGGGCGAGCTGCTCGGCGCCGCCACCGACGCCGTCGTCGCCGCCGCTCTGGCCGCCGAGCCGGCCGCGTCCGGCGGGTCCGGCGAGTCTGCCGGGTCCGCCGAGCCCGCAGGGTCGGCCGGGTCTGCCGCGTCCGCCGAGCCCGCCGCGTCCGCCGAGCCCGCCGCGTCCGCCGGGTCCGCGGACTCACCGCAGGACGGGATCCGCGCCGTCGCGCTCGGCCTGTTCGACGCGATCGAGGAACACCCGTGGCTCGCCACACAGCTCGCGACGCAGCTCTCCCGCAGCCTCTGGGCGACGGTGGCGCCGCGGATCTTCGAAAGCATCGGTCGCCGGATCCGCGCGCTCGACGTGCCCGAGAGCAGCTGGTTCGCGGCGACCTCGGCGTTGATGCACTACATCCTCGGCGCCGCGGGCCAGAACGCCGCGAACGCCGCGAGCGCCCGCACGCTCGGGCCCGACGTGGACCGCGCCCGGTTCCTCGATGCCGCGTCGACGGCATGGGAAGAACTCGACCCCGACGACTACCCGTTCACCCGGACCGTCGCGGACCAGCTGCGCGGGCACGACGACCGCGAGCAGTTCCTCGCCGGGATCGATCTCATCCTCGCCGGGATCACCGCTCTCCCCCGGCCCGGTGACGAGGCGCGCACCCCACCCGCCACCTGA
- a CDS encoding FAD-dependent oxidoreductase, which produces MRTPVTVIGAGLGGLTLARVLHVHGIPATVYEAEPSPTARAQGGMLDIHEENGQLALRAAGLLDEFRGLILEGRQAMRILDRNGTVLFDQPDDGTGGRPEVQRGELRQMLLDSLPAGTVRWGHKVSGVRALGEGRHEVTFADGGTVVTSLLVGADGAWSRVRPLLSTATPEYVGRSFVETWLFDSDTRHPAAAKAVGGGSMLALAPGKGIQAHREKGETLHTYVALTKPRDWFATIDVTDAAAATARIAREFDGWAPELTALITDSDTAPVLRLLNALPIGHRWDRVPGVTLVGDAAHLSAPNGEGANLAMLDGAELGTALAAHPDAPEAALTEYEQAMFPRSTEAAAEGAQGYELMFGENAPHSLVTAFTGHP; this is translated from the coding sequence ATGCGCACTCCCGTCACGGTCATCGGCGCCGGACTCGGCGGCCTCACCCTCGCCCGCGTCCTCCACGTCCACGGCATCCCGGCCACGGTCTACGAGGCGGAACCCTCGCCCACGGCACGTGCGCAGGGCGGGATGCTCGACATCCACGAGGAGAACGGCCAACTGGCCCTGCGGGCGGCCGGCCTGCTGGACGAGTTCCGCGGCCTCATCCTGGAGGGCCGCCAGGCCATGCGGATCCTCGACCGGAACGGCACCGTCCTGTTCGACCAACCCGACGACGGCACGGGCGGACGCCCCGAGGTGCAGCGCGGCGAACTACGCCAGATGCTGCTCGACTCGCTCCCGGCCGGCACCGTCCGGTGGGGCCACAAGGTCAGCGGCGTCCGTGCCCTCGGCGAGGGCCGCCACGAGGTGACGTTCGCCGACGGCGGCACCGTCGTCACCAGCCTGCTGGTCGGCGCGGACGGCGCGTGGTCACGGGTCCGGCCGCTGCTCTCCACCGCCACACCCGAGTACGTCGGCCGGTCGTTCGTCGAGACCTGGCTGTTCGACAGCGACACCCGACACCCGGCCGCCGCGAAGGCGGTCGGCGGCGGGTCGATGCTCGCGCTCGCACCGGGCAAGGGAATCCAGGCCCATCGGGAAAAGGGCGAAACCCTGCACACCTATGTGGCGCTCACCAAGCCGCGGGACTGGTTCGCGACCATCGATGTCACCGATGCCGCCGCGGCCACCGCGCGGATCGCGCGGGAATTCGACGGCTGGGCGCCGGAGCTCACCGCACTGATCACCGACAGCGACACCGCGCCGGTCCTGCGTCTCCTCAACGCCCTGCCGATCGGGCACCGGTGGGACCGGGTGCCCGGAGTGACGCTGGTCGGCGACGCCGCCCACCTCTCGGCCCCGAACGGCGAAGGCGCCAACCTGGCCATGCTCGACGGCGCCGAACTCGGCACGGCCCTCGCCGCGCACCCCGACGCCCCCGAGGCCGCCCTCACCGAGTACGAACAGGCCATGTTCCCCCGCAGTACCGAAGCCGCCGCCGAAGGGGCCCAAGGCTACGAGCTCATGTTCGGCGAGAACGCACCCCACAGCCTGGTCACCGCGTTCACCGGCCACCCGTAG
- a CDS encoding alpha/beta hydrolase family protein → MYDTTTATPATPTVAVRPVALPAPGRGQDLHVRVTAPTAGRDLPVVLFSHGATLTMDDYAPLADFWASHGFVVVQPTHLDALGLPPDDPRTPHIWRIRTDDLTCVLDHLGTIEAEVPGLAGRVDHDRVAVAGHSWGAQTASTLVGARVIDADGTPGESMADPRVSAAVLLCLPGTGGADLSALAAEYFPFMSPDFAGLKTPSLVVAGDRDQSPLTVRGPDWFTDGYRLSPGATDLLTLFGAEHGLGGIQGSHDTRTTDESPERVALVQRATLAYLRTALGLDDAWPTARRALTAAGEPLGRVDSK, encoded by the coding sequence ATGTACGACACCACCACGGCCACCCCCGCCACCCCGACCGTCGCCGTCCGGCCGGTCGCCCTCCCCGCCCCCGGCCGGGGCCAGGACCTGCACGTACGGGTTACGGCGCCGACGGCCGGACGCGACCTGCCCGTCGTCCTCTTCTCGCACGGCGCGACCCTGACCATGGACGACTACGCGCCCCTGGCCGACTTCTGGGCCTCCCACGGGTTCGTCGTCGTGCAGCCGACCCATCTCGACGCGCTGGGCCTGCCGCCCGACGACCCGCGCACTCCGCACATCTGGCGGATCAGGACCGACGATCTGACCTGCGTCCTGGATCACCTCGGCACCATCGAAGCCGAGGTGCCGGGGCTGGCCGGACGCGTCGACCACGACCGCGTCGCGGTCGCCGGGCACTCGTGGGGCGCGCAAACCGCCAGCACACTCGTGGGCGCACGGGTCATCGACGCCGACGGCACGCCCGGTGAGAGCATGGCCGACCCCCGCGTCAGCGCGGCCGTGCTGCTCTGTCTGCCCGGTACCGGCGGCGCCGACCTGAGCGCGCTCGCCGCCGAGTACTTCCCGTTCATGAGCCCGGACTTCGCCGGACTGAAGACGCCGAGCCTGGTGGTCGCCGGCGACCGGGACCAGTCCCCACTGACGGTGCGCGGCCCGGACTGGTTCACCGACGGCTACCGCCTGAGTCCGGGTGCCACCGATCTGCTGACGCTGTTCGGCGCGGAACACGGACTCGGCGGCATCCAGGGCTCCCACGACACGCGGACCACCGACGAGAGCCCCGAACGCGTCGCCCTCGTCCAGCGCGCCACCCTGGCCTATCTGCGGACCGCACTGGGCCTCGACGACGCGTGGCCCACCGCCCGTCGCGCCCTGACCGCGGCCGGTGAACCGCTGGGGAGGGTCGACTCGAAGTGA
- a CDS encoding TetR/AcrR family transcriptional regulator, translating to MPTDETSTSATGRRKRSDVRRNEQMLLDAAAAVFVRAGVDAPVREIAAESGLGMGTIYRHFPTRADLVVAVFRHQLDALAAAAHTPPAADTPYEALRLWVHQFADFLVTKHGLAGAMRSDQPGFESLHAEFVERLLPVLDQLLTTSAAAGHTRADVRAYDLMLAIGNLCIGVGTFPDYQARHMIDLLLTGLART from the coding sequence ATGCCCACGGACGAAACATCGACGTCCGCCACCGGCCGACGTAAGCGATCCGACGTCCGCCGGAACGAGCAGATGCTCCTGGACGCCGCCGCGGCCGTGTTCGTCCGCGCGGGGGTGGACGCCCCCGTCCGGGAGATCGCCGCCGAGTCCGGCCTCGGCATGGGCACCATCTACCGCCACTTCCCCACCCGGGCGGACCTGGTGGTCGCGGTCTTCCGGCACCAACTCGACGCGCTCGCCGCCGCCGCGCACACTCCCCCCGCCGCCGACACCCCGTACGAGGCCCTGCGGCTGTGGGTCCACCAGTTCGCCGACTTCCTGGTGACCAAGCACGGCCTGGCCGGGGCGATGCGCTCGGACCAGCCCGGATTCGAGAGCCTGCACGCCGAGTTCGTCGAGCGCCTGCTGCCCGTACTGGACCAGTTGCTGACGACGTCCGCCGCCGCCGGCCACACCCGCGCGGACGTACGGGCCTACGACCTCATGCTCGCCATCGGCAACCTGTGCATCGGGGTCGGCACCTTCCCCGACTACCAGGCCCGCCACATGATCGACCTGCTCCTCACCGGCCTCGCGCGAACCTAG